A window of the Oncorhynchus masou masou isolate Uvic2021 chromosome 13, UVic_Omas_1.1, whole genome shotgun sequence genome harbors these coding sequences:
- the slc39a7 gene encoding zinc transporter Slc39a7 has translation MMAHGRLLALFTGAVLLLAAQLTVAHSHSHDHGHAHSHGGGGCHGHSHGGQKLHQGASKWSAEANLPPAEESHHGHAHDHDHGHAHGHDHAHDHGHDHAHDHGHAHAHDHGHAHGHDHAHDHGHAHEHKEESGHGHTQGGERVKRQVEGEKRDIVELWMQAIGATLLISAAPFLILFLIPVQSNTDQHQNLLKVLLSFASGGLLGDAFLHLIPHALEPHSNHGDEGQGHSDSEESEYHGHSHGAAHGHMMSVGLWVLGGIVAFLVVEKFVRLLKGGHGHSHSQAAPKAKESDGEKKKNEGVKDLKENKDEKTPKEVEEKTTDIKVSGYLNLAADFTHNFTDGLAIGASFLVGPAVGTVTTLTILLHEVPHEIGDFAILVQSGCTKKKAMCLQLLTALGALAGTACSLLAEGVGAAATAWILPFTAGGFVYIATVTVLPELLVGRSSLGQSVMEILAMLVGIYMMVLIAEYE, from the exons ATGATGGCCCATGGACGTCTGCTAGCACTGTTCACAGGAGCGGTGCTATTGCTAGCCGCCCAGCTAACTGTTGCTCACAGTCACTCTCATGACCATGGGCATGCACATTCGCATGGGGGTGGTGGTTGCCATGGTCATTCCCATGGTGGTCAGAAGCTGCACCAGGGGGCGAGCAAGTGGAGTGCTGAGGCCAACCTGCCCCCAGCAGAGGAGTCGCACCACGGTCACGCGCATGACCATGACCATGGTCATGCTCACGGACATGACCACGCCCATGACCATGGTCATGACCACGCCCATGACCATGGTCATGCCCACGCCCATGACCATGGTCATGCTCACGGACATGACCACGCCCATGACCATGGTCATGCTCATGAGCACAAGGAGGAGAGTGGACACGGGCACACccaaggaggggagagggtgaagaggcaggtggagggagagaagagggacatAGTGGAGCTCTGGATGCAG GCCATCGGTGCCACTCTGCTGATCAGTGCTGCTCCCTTCCTCATCCTTTTCCTGATCCCGGTCCAGTCCAATACAGACCAGCACCAGAACCTCTTGAAGGTGCTGCTGAGCTTCGCCTCTGGTGGCCTGCTGGGAGACGCCTTTCTGCACCTCATCCCTCACGCCCTGG AGCCTCACTCTAACCATGGAGACGAGGGACAAGGCCACTCTGACAGTGAAGAATCAGAGTATCATGGCCACTCACATG GTGCTGCCCATGGTCACATGATGTCAGTAGGGCTGTGGGTTCTCGGTGGAATCGTGGCCTTCCTGGTGGTGGAGAAATTTGTTCGCCTGCTGAAGGGTGGACACGGACACTCCCACTCTCAGG CTGCTCCTAAGGCAAAGGAGAGTGACGGGGAGAAAAAGAAGAATGAGGGTGTGAaagatttaaaagaaaacaaagATGAGAAGACTCCAAAAGAAGTGGAGGAGAAAACTACAG ACATCAAGGTGTCGGGCTACCTGAACCTGGCTGCTGACTTCACACACAATTTCACTGATGGGCTGGCCATCGGGGCATCGTTCCTGGTGGGCCCAGCAGTAGGCACAGTCACCACTCTCACCATCCTGCTGCACGAGGTGCCCCACGAGATTGGCGACTTTGCCATCCTGGTCCAGTCTGGCTGCACCAAGAAGAAG GCTATGTGTCTACAGCTGCTGACAGCCTTGGGGGCTCTTGCCGGCACAGCCTGCTCCCTATTGGCTGAGGGGGTGGGTGCGGCCGCCACAGCCTGGATCCTACCATTCACTGCGGGTGGCTTTGTGTACATTGCCACGGTGACGGTTCTGCCTGAGCTGCTGGTTGGCCGCTCCAGTCTGGGCCAATCAGTAATGGAGATCCTAGCGATGCTGGTTGGAATTTACATGATGGTGCTCATCGCAGAGTATGAGTGA